The genomic stretch TACTGATTTTGTATAGTAGAAAATGACTACAAACTCTACATAAGTGCAGAAACAATCCAACAACAGAGGAGGCAACATTGAAAGAAAAGGAGGCCAAGAAGATCTTTCACAAAAAGTGTAAGAATGTAGATTACAACAATGAAAACAATACTAACAGAAACAGTTAGTCCACTAATCTTGTACAGCAACCAATAACTATAGAATGTTTGCATGTGCATAAATAAGGCCACAAATGGAGAAATAACCGTCAAAAGAAAGGGAGTCCAAGAAGATCTTTAAGCAAAATGGTAAGACAGTCAGAGATTAAACATTTAGACTACTGATTTTATAAGAATGAAAGAAAGATAGAACTACCAAAAATCGAGCTAATCACTGTGATTGGAGTTGGATGTAAGTTCTTAAGAGAGTAAAGCTAAAATTGATTTGTAAAATGAGTGAATAAACATATTTATAGAGGAGGGAAACCAACTTGCACTGCACACATGTACACCAAAACATTTTCCCAAAAAACAGAATGATTAGGTGAACCTTTCACGTATCTCGGTTAAAATATAGctcaaataatattttagtaaGTATTAAATACGTACGAAAACAATAAAAGAGTGTTAAGAATGCATTACTAATATTAGGTTTTCAATTAGCCGAATTAatattaagaaatataaaagagTGACAATAGTGCATtggaaaacaaataaaacagtAAAAGCTATTAAATGAATGGCCAATTTGCCATGCCCAATAAATGACCTTGTTGATTGatatttatctatttaaacTAATCCAATTTTACATGAATGAAAAAAGGGATTCATTTATAACCCTAAAAAGCAACCGCCAGCCACCCTTTCCAAGAGTTTTTGGAGAGAGACAAAAAGTTTCACATAGTCTGATACCTACACAGAGACTACAAAAGTTCTGAGAAGAGATTCTTCCATAACAAACTCTTCAAGTCTATAAAGATTAGAAGAAATTCAGAACGGTGCATATTATAAGGTAACCTACttcataaataatactccctccgtcccaccttaagtgatcaactttccattttgggttgtcccatctcaagtgattgatttcctttttttagctaaaaacaaaacttcaaccatctcttactttattccttctctcttactttattctctctttcttattttattctctctttatctgtCTTACTTTTTCGTCtatcatactttactctctccactttaactcaatacatatcattttcttaattcccgtgccgaaaagaaatccatcacatgagatgggacggagggagtattagtttagaAACAGTCCAATAAGTATCTTGATACCCCTTCCATATCTGATTACCTATTACTCATTTTAGTTCCAATATCACTATTGtattctcattctctctctggTTAATGTGTTTTCCAGTTTACATTACAATAGATCTAACTATAACAGGAGAaggacagaatttgtattcattGCATATTCTAAAATGTGCACTATACAATTAAAGAATTTCTGTTATACATAGTTGAAAAACTAATATCTCCATTTTTATGCACATGTTATGAATTCATTAAGGAAGAGAAACAATTCATACATAAAGCATAAATCAACAAATATTATAAGGAGATTCAAGGCAAACAAACTTTTCAGgtaattacataaatttacatgATAATTATTTCACTACTCTCTACAAAAAATGTACAGTAGGGGTTAGTTATCAACATGGTGTCATTAATTCCTATACTTGATAAGATACATATCATTTATCCCAATCTATTTCAAACCATAAATCAAGCAAGcttcttttatttagtttttctaAAActgtgtatgtatatatatcagAAATACAATCAAATCTTATTTGCAGATATGGTATGTTACAGCCTTAATGTATAATTTCCAATATTTATTGATCTGTTTCTCCCTATATTTACACTCTAATgtcttaaatatatatatacaggaATACTAATAGATTATTTACCTTTTTCAGGGATAAATTGCATTGGAAACAAATTTATTACTTTAGAAAATTGCTTAGCAAGAAAGATTGGTGTATTTATTAAGCGGTCTCCTCTCtgtctctctccctctctctctcccaatCTGTGTCTCTATCCTATCATCATCTCgttcactctctctctatctccaTCTCTCACCACATAAATGTGTTTATCTGGATTTCTATGTCTCTAtcctatttttcattttctaatttttgatcTTTTATCTTCCCTTTATCTTTGCATTTTAATTTATAGAAAATGGTAATATTAGTTGAATAAGGATTTCAATAGCATGAAATAAGATCTATGAAATAAAGATACCAATACAAATAATCAAATGGATTCATCATCATTATTTCTTACTTACAGAATcataatataaaaatgtgaTTATATTTCCTAGCATACCTGggaattatattataaaaaattcacTCCATTTGAGCATTGGGAAAAGGGATTTCTTCTTGTTTCTAAACTACTTTAATATAATAGTGACAAAGAAATGAcaagaataataaaataaaataaaataaaaatgcgCAGCAGTTTCTTATTTCCGGCTCAAAAGGGTATTATAGTAACTTCAGCCCACGGCCATTTTTAAATAGTATAGATTATGACATAAATGAATCAGTCCAACTGTCGAACAAAGGTCATTCAGCTAAAGAAGAAATTCCACCCTACTTTCCACAAACAACAAACAGAAAAAACCCCCAAATCGGATTCCACGAATAAAAGAAACCCTAGAATTCGAAATTTCTTGCAGTTACAGAGAGAGGAGAAAATAGAGCGATTACAAAACCGTGGAGTGGCGATCTTCTGGTCGTCCATTCGAAGGTCGCCGAAATGCGCCTATCCACCGGCAATTCGCCTTCAGTTTTCATCGTCGCCGTTTTCCTCACCGCCTTTCTCATCCCCGCCGCCCGATCCGAGACTAGTCTGCTGAAGCTACCGTCGGATCAGCCAGAAAATGACATCTGTCCGCCAACTTCGGAAGCGGATATGTGCCCGGTGAAATGCTTCCGGCCAGACCCGGTTTGCGGGGTGGACGGCGTGACCTACTGGTGCGGGTGCGCGGAAGCCCACTGTGCGGGAGCGCGAGTCAAGAAATCCGGGTATTGTGAAGTGGGCAATGGCGGGTCGGGCCCTGCGGGTCAGGCTCTTCTGTTGGTTCACATCATATGGCTGATATTGCTCGGGGTATTCGTATTGTTTGGGTTGCTTTGATCGGATGAACATTTCTTTCATTTCAATTGAGGTTAGAATTCGATTTTTGAATCGATTTATATTGTATGTAATGTACTGATATGAGAGGTGATTTGTTGTACGGAGTAATTCTTTGTACTGGAGGATGATTCACATTCTTTTCTATATAAATATTCTTCTGGTTTATGAACCGTTGCTTCTGAAAGTTTTGATTATATCTTAATGTGGTTTTACTTTGGGAATCATGGATTCACAGAAGAATTAGTTCAATCATGTCTCAAGGGCTTTGTCTCTGTGTGGTGTGGTAGCTTTAAGTGATTGGTTCTTGAAATTTCATCTTTGTTTATGAGTGACTGTTGATGTTGTGATTAATTTAGGTAATTGGTTCTTGAATATCATCCCTTCGATTTATATGTGAGTGTGGGGTGTATCCTATTATATTAATAGAAGTTGACTAGTTTGGTTTATGAAGGAGAGAATAATGAACTATTTTTGAGTTGGGAGTTTCATGTGAATTAATAGATAATTGTGAGGTTCAACTTATTTAGTTTGGGGgttgagttgtgagattcatGTGAAGTATTAGATAATTGTGAGGTTCATCTCATTTAGTTTGGGTGGTGGTGGTACATTAAGGTGTCTTGTGGCAAAGATTATGTAGGTCAGGCTTAGGCTCAGGCTCAATGGTTACTGCCACTAATTTAGTCACTTGATGTCTCAATTCAAACACTGGTTTATAGGCTTGTTTATTGTTGAGGCAGGCTTAGTTCTATGAAGCAGCAATATCACCACCCAGACAAGTCAATAGTCATGTACTTGAACAGTTGAACCAAGACTAAAATTAAGTTGGGCACTTGAACCGTGCGACTAAAGAGAGTCCCATCACCACCCTGACAACTAAATCTCATTTCATCCCAATACTATCCAAATTCAGATACAACCACCATCTTGGATCCTGATTAGGTCTTGCATACACCTTCACACCCCTGTGGGCCAAATTCACACGCAGTCTTGTGTGTTTTAATTTGTTCATTATCATTGTAAGGGGCCGTTTGGTAGTGCGATTATGATAGAGGGAGTTCTGATTGAAAAGTGGCGTGTCTGGATTGCTGTGAATGATTACCATTATGATAGAGGGAATGTGTTTGCAATGGAGGTTTACCCAACTAGCcccaaatcaaattaaaatactGTACTCCTAAAACTTGAAAACAATGGGCTTTTGAGGATTATAAACAGATTTCAAATTTTGTTTGTAACATATTCACATCCTTAATCGTATTCTACAATTGCAAACATTTGTTGTACACATATACTCAACGATGTAAAAATATGCACAGTAAAAGTTCAAGGATTTGGGACAAGAAGAATCTcctttctatttttgttgttgCTCTTGTGTTTTGGGCTACTTGAGATATCATATTTCTGTTATCTGTGCCTTGTATGGTGAtgatattattaaattgataagtAACCcttaaaatttctattataatTATTGATAAGTACTTTATTTTGCATGacaatttacataaaatttgaatttagtagataaataaaagaaagaaaacaggTGCGTCTAGGTTCAGTGTATCTGACTGCTTCGCTGATCTATATCTGGCAATTTAATGAGAACTAGCTAATCTTAACTGTTCTTCGTTTTAGGAAAGTCTACTCTAAATcttcttaaaataaaataaaatactactaactATTTGTATGAGTAATATATTTCTTAGTCTTGAATCTTGATAGCAAAGAATGTTGAAATAGATGCACTCACATGCGCGTTGTATTTGTAACTTGTAAGTTCTATAAATAATAAACCATTAATCACTCTAAttaacattaatttatttattataatgaaaaattaatcactataattaatattttggtTTTAATTGCTGGAGCGTATGGTAGGCGTGTGCTAAAAGGGTTGAAATACCAAAGGGTTGATAGAATTGATAAGTATTGCACGATAATACGTTGTGCGCGTCATCGAGTATGTAAACGTGTTAACCGATTTCATGATGACTAATTTAGTAGTACTATGTTAAGAGATCGCTTCTCTTAACGAAGAATTCTTGTCACGAAACGACAACACACGGATCCGGCGTCCCTGAGATTGGGATCGGCGGCTGCTTCACGGGTGGCTGGCGCGGAAGAGAGTTCCGTCGGCAGCAAGGCGATCAGTTTGTGTATTGCACAAGTTATGTGGGCAAaaatatttcttcattcattGCGTACGGAATTAATGaaaagccctatttataatatctaagaccctagggttggttcgacctaaacCTAttcatcgggaaagaaccaacaaagaaaacccgacggagcttataaaaCGCTCGACCCAATAACcgttcataataataataataataaaataacgtaaaataaataacaaaaaataactCAGCAAAAAGCTCATTTAGAACATCCGTCGAACAGTTGGCGTCGACTATTTGGCGACGCCGTTCTGGTAGCGACTCGGGGGTTTGAGCTGCGTCCTCGGCCTTAGCTTCCTCGTACTGGGCGCCTCTAGCTCCTCGCATGATCGGTCCACCTGTTCGTCGACGCACGGCACCGACTCTTCCTCCGCTTCAGTCGGTGTCGGCGTGGGGATTGCTTCGGTCGGCTCTCCACCTGTTGAATCTGTCAACAGTGAGTCTGTTGGTGTCGTAACAACTCCCCCTCTCTTAAGTgcctccttgtcctcaaggggGAGAGTAGGAAAACGCTTCCTGATTTCCGTCAAAGGCTCCCACGACGGAGAATCAGTTCCGTCTGACCACCGAACCAGGACGTGTTCCACTGCTGCCCCGTTATGCCACATAGTCTGAGATTCCAAAATGGCGACGGGGTACGCTATAGGACGCTCCCCTTAAATCTTTCCGGAAGTGGGACCACCTCATCGCCACTCACAAACGCTCGTAACAGGCtgacatggaagacgttgtgtaTGCGACTCCCTTCCGGCAATCTCAGCTTGTAAGCGACCGGTCCAATCCGCTGCAATATTTCGAAGGGACCATAAAAGCGCCTGGCCAGCTTGGCCGAGAGCGGCTTGGCCACGGAGTATTGCCGATACGGTTGCAACTTCAGCCAGACAAAATCGCCAACCTCGTACTCAATATGCCTCCTGTGTCTATTCGCCGCTGCACACATTCTCTGTTGTGCCTTAGACAAATTCCTCCGTAATTCCACCAGTAACTCCCCACGCTGCCTGATCAGTTCCGCGACATTTGGCGGAGTCTTCGCTGATGGGGCAGCTGCGACCAACAAGGGAGGATCGCGACCGTACAAAGCCCGAAACGGGGAAGTCCCTAACCCGGCGTGATGAAAACAATTGAGGGACAATTCCGCCCAAGGGAGGAAGTTCGACCAAGTGGATGGTCGATCAGCCGTAAAGGCTCTCAAATACTGTTCAAGGCCCTTGTTCCGAATCTCCGTTTGGCCATCCGACTGTGGGTGGTAGGTAGTAGTAAAATTTAACTTGGTCCCACTAAGACGCAATATCTCCTCCCACACGGCGTTTAAAAAGACTGAATCCCGGTCCGACACCAAGGTCTTCGGAAACCCGTGGTGGCGGATGACTGTGTTGACGAAGAGATGAGCAACGCGAAGGGCGTCAAAGCGCATGGGCAATGCCGCGAAATGGGCATATTTCGAGAGTCGGTCGACCACGACCATGATGGTCGTATACCCTCTAGACTGTGGTAACCCCGTGATAAAATCCATTGAGACATCTTCCCACACTTGGGATGGCACAGGTAGAGGTTGAAGTAACCCCGCCGGTTTCTGAGTTGAATATTTCGTTGATTGGCAGACTACACACGCGTCAACGAAGTCCCTGACGTCGCGCCGCATATTAGTCCAATAGAAACCCGCTGCCAACAGTCGGAACGTTCGCTCATGTCCGGGGTGCCTTGCTATAGGCGTGTTGTGATGTTCCCGGAGTAACAATTTCTTCATATCCGACGAGGGGCTGACGAGAATTCTGCGGTTGAAATAAATCAGCCCATCTGCAAAAGAGAGGTGGCTGGGAGCCTCACCATTCCGAATTTTTGTCACCAGTTCCTTCAAATCTGGACGTGTGGCGGTCTCGCCCCGTAGAACCTCCAGGAGCTTCGGGACCGGGTGGGCGACCGCAGACAGTAGCTCGCCCTCCGTCTCCGGCGCCTCCAATTCCGTCGCCCCCAGAGACGGTGTCTGGTCCGAACCTGCCCCCGCACCATCGGGCAGCGGGTCTATCCCCTCGCGTCGGGAGAGCGCATCGGCAGCCTTGTTTGTAATGCCCCGCTTGTATTCAATGCGAAATTGATATCCCATTAGCTTACGCACGTATAATTGTTGATCGGGGGTCTGTACCACTTGTTGTAGGAGCTCTTTTAAGCTCTTTTGGTCACTACGGATGATGAATTCCCTTCCCAATAAATACTGTCTCCATTTCTGAACCGCTTCCACAATAGCGAACAATTCTTTAGAATACGTGGACGCCACCCTGCGACGAGGGCCCAATTTGCGACTGAAAAAAGCAATGGGATGGCTATCCTGAATCAAAACCGCCCCAATCCCAACATCAGATGCATCCGTTTCCACGCAGAATGTTTTGGTAAAGTCCGGTAGGCTCAATACTGGGGCAGAAGTCATCGCCCCCTTGAGTGCTGCAAATGCTGCCTCGGCCGCCGGTGACCATTCAAATGAATCCTTTTTCAATAAGTCCGTGAGTGGGGCTGCAATGATCGCATAATTTGCGACAAAGCGTCGATAATATCCGGTCAAGCCTAAAAATCCCCGTAGCTGCTTTACCGTGCGCGGCAGTGGCCACGCCGTCATCGCCTCAATCTTAGCCGGGCCGGCCATCAATCGACCCTCTGCAATCAAATGCCCCAAGTACTCAACAGTGGTGCTACAAAAGGAGCATTTTGATAACTTAACAAAAAACTTGTTTCTGAGCAGGAGCGATAGTACCTCGGACAAATGGGCACAGTGTGATTCCAGAGTGGGGCTGTACACCAAGATGTCGTCAAAGAAGACTATGACGCATTTCCGGAGAAGGGGTTGAAAAATACTGTTCATCGCCGCCTGAAAGGTGGACGGAGCATTGGTCAAACCGAACGGCATTACTAAAAATTCAAAGTGTCCGTCATGAGTTCGGAACGCTGTCTTGAAGATATCCCCCTCGTGCATCCGAATCTGATGATATCCGGATCGTAAATCTAGTTTGGTGAAATATTTCGCTTGGCCAAGTTCATCAAATAACTCGTCAGCCGTCGGAATGGGAAAATGGTCGGCCACCGTCGCCATGTTCAGGGCCCGATAATCGATACAAAATCGGAATGTGTCGTCCTTCTTCCTGATCAACAAGACGGGCGAGGAGAAAGGGCTCTGACTGCGCTGAATAATTCCCTGGTCCAACATCTCTTTCACCTGCCTCTCTATCTCATTCTTTTGAAAATATGGGTACCGATAGGGGCGAACATTCACCGGCTTCGTTTGGGGCAGCAAGTGAATTTTATGGTCGAAGGGCCGTACCGGCGGCATCCCTTGCGGCAGGTCAAACACCTGCTTAAACTCCTCCAGAACCGCCCGGATCTCCTCCGACAGGGATGCTGGAAACTCGGTCTCCACTGATAGCAGCACCCCAGCGTAGTCATCTGGATCGATGGGCACCAATTCATAGAACTCAAAGGCTGGCTCATGAGACGCCATCAATGATAAGGAATGCAGCGATATTTGGCGCGGATTCGGGAGGGTTCCCTGTAGGAAGAACCTCTGATTATCTTTCTGAAACTCTAGCGTCTTTCCCACGAAATCCGCAGATACTTTTCCCAACGATTCCAACCACGCCATACCGAGAATAACGTCGGGTCCATGAATGTCCAAAATATGTAAATCGACCAGGAACTGTGCACCTTGCATCGTGATCTTCGTCCGTCGGGACACATGGGAACAAACCAGAGAGCCCCCGTTCCCAACATAGACCCGAAAGGGCCGAATTGGTGTCAGTGATAGCTTAAGACGTTCCGCTATTCGTGGGTGGAGGAAGTCATGTGTGCTCCCCGTGTCGATTAATATTAATACCTCCGTTGACCCGATGTTCCCCATCACTTGGAAAGGCTTCGAACGGCTATTCCCACTCAAAGCATGCAGATGTGATATATCCGCTGTAATCACCTCATCAACCTGCTGGTGTAAGTCGAGGTGGCCTTCCTCGTCGTCCTCTTCATCGTCACCCACATAGCAGAGGAGCTTGACTGCACAAACGTGGCCAGGTGCGTATTTTTCCGGGCAGTGCCAGCACAACCCTTTACGTGAGCGCTCTGATTTCTCTGCATTTGAGACCCGAATCGGAGTCACTTTGGGCCGCTCCAGCTCGCGGCCTGGCTGACCTCCGACCGTTTGCTGGGGCACGGCGGTGCTCGGGCTGGGGCCGTTCAGCAGCGGCCGTTGAGATTCACGGTTCGACCACTGCTTTTTCGAGAACCCCGAGGCTTGGTTATGTCTGTATTCCTGATTAGCCCCCAATCGCATAGCCAGCGCCATCGCTTCAGCCAAAGATCGAGGCTGCTGCAATTCCACCTTCTCCTGAAGTGGTTGCTTCAATCCTTCAATAAAGATAGGAATTAAAGCGTAATCGGACAGACCTTCCACCCTATTCAAATACTTTTCAAAGGTGTCATGATAATCTGCGACGGAGCCCGTCTGAACCAGCTTTGCCAGAGGACCAATGAAATTTCTAAAACTCTGCGGATCAAAACGGTGGCGCACATCCTCCAGAAACTCCGGCCATGTAACGAACCTGTTATTATTCCGATAGTTAAAAATCCACTCCGCCGCCGGGGGTTCAAACAACATTACCGCATAATGCAGGCGGTCTTCTTCCGGAATCATAACATGGTCGAAATAGTATTCCACCCGGGAAATCCAATTGGTCGCGTCCGATCCGTCAAAGTGAGGGGCACGCATCTTGACTCCATGACGTCTATCGTCATCCTGTTGGTAAGAAAAACGATCGCGAGACTGCGGAAGGTCCCAACAGGACGATCGGCGGCGGTCACGCCCTCCACGTTGGCGGGCCGCTGGTGGGTCCCAACTGGAAACCCTGCGCGCTTGTCGAAGCACTAATCGCTGATCGGGGGCACCATCATGTTGCCAGCCCCCATCCCACCGGTCATCACCGCGAGCGATATACGTACCACCTCGCCTGCCTCTCCCCGGTGGACGTCCAACACGAAACCCTAATTGTCGATGTCAAGGGATCGATGTACCCCGGGGAGGGGCCGTATCCCGGTATTCCTCATAAGCCGCGTCATCCGAATCATACTCGTCATCCGGATAGTCTGTAATAGGGTTTTCCAACGCTTCCACTCTCCGATCCGATTTATCCATCCGAAATTCCAACTGATCAAATCGGGACATGATTCAATCAAAACCCCGTGTCAAGGGATCGGTAGATGTCCCCTCCGACGACTGGGGATCCCCTCGCGGCGGTGGCCGCGGCGGCTCGTTGTTGTCCCGCCGATTACTCCCCTGGTTTCGACGGCCCGACCCCAACACCAACTCCTGAGCGTTGCCTCCAGTCAACACCACCGGAGGATTATTCGGTTCAGTCTGAATATCCATGAGACTCTGAGTTCAAGGATgaaaagcaccagttgttaagagaTCGCTTCTCTTAACGAAGAATTCTTGTCACGAAACG from Salvia splendens isolate huo1 chromosome 4, SspV2, whole genome shotgun sequence encodes the following:
- the LOC121800605 gene encoding uncharacterized protein LOC121800605, with product MRLSTGNSPSVFIVAVFLTAFLIPAARSETSLLKLPSDQPENDICPPTSEADMCPVKCFRPDPVCGVDGVTYWCGCAEAHCAGARVKKSGYCEVGNGGSGPAGQALLLVHIIWLILLGVFVLFGLL